From the candidate division WOR-1 bacterium RIFOXYB2_FULL_36_35 genome, one window contains:
- a CDS encoding RNA polymerase sigma factor RpoD: MIENLKSGRKSYITPDELLAIYPEPEKNLDEIEQLLSQGFKITERKVSSKYKEDSHRNENEITEIHGIGVDDTVRMYLREIGRFPLLTGEEEVFLAKKIKLGNRAAKHKLVNSNLRLVVSIAKKYTGRGMLFLDLVQEGNLGLIRAVEKFDHRKGYKFSTYATWWIRQAITRAIADQARTIRIPVHMVETINRLRKTSRQLLQKFGRKPTEGEIAKHAHMSKEKVREVIKISQVPLSLEMPVGDEESSRLGDFVEDVGFSGPNEIVMQGLLREDLEEVMKALTERERTVLKMRFGLGDGRQRTLEEVGKAFQVTRERIRQIEAKALRKLKHPTRAKKLREYLRD, encoded by the coding sequence ATGATAGAAAATTTAAAATCAGGAAGAAAAAGTTACATAACTCCGGATGAGTTGCTTGCTATCTATCCAGAGCCAGAGAAAAACCTTGATGAAATAGAACAGTTGCTCTCTCAAGGATTTAAGATTACAGAGAGAAAGGTCTCTTCTAAATACAAGGAAGATTCTCATCGAAATGAGAATGAAATAACAGAAATTCACGGCATTGGGGTAGACGATACAGTAAGAATGTATCTTCGTGAAATAGGAAGGTTTCCCCTATTAACAGGAGAAGAAGAAGTTTTTTTGGCAAAAAAGATAAAACTGGGAAACAGGGCTGCGAAACATAAACTTGTAAATTCAAATTTAAGGCTTGTTGTTTCAATAGCAAAAAAATATACCGGCAGAGGGATGTTATTCCTTGACCTGGTGCAAGAAGGCAACCTTGGATTAATACGCGCAGTTGAAAAATTTGACCATAGGAAAGGATATAAATTCTCAACATATGCAACATGGTGGATAAGACAAGCAATAACTCGAGCAATTGCAGATCAAGCTCGTACTATTCGTATCCCTGTCCATATGGTTGAAACAATAAACCGTTTAAGAAAAACAAGCAGACAACTTCTACAAAAATTTGGGCGCAAACCGACAGAAGGAGAAATTGCAAAACATGCGCACATGTCCAAAGAAAAAGTCAGAGAAGTAATTAAAATATCTCAGGTGCCTTTGTCGCTTGAAATGCCCGTAGGGGATGAAGAATCTTCCAGACTCGGTGATTTTGTGGAGGATGTTGGATTTTCAGGTCCTAATGAAATTGTAATGCAAGGCCTTTTACGTGAGGATTTGGAAGAGGTAATGAAAGCATTGACTGAAAGGGAACGCACTGTTTTAAAAATGCGTTTTGGGCTTGGGGATGGAAGACAAAGAACTCTTGAAGAAGTCGGAAAGGCTTTTCAAGTTACTCGCGAAAGAATTAGACAAATAGAAGCTAAGGCTTTAAGAAAGCTTAAGCATCCAACTCGCGCAAAAAAACTGCGTGAATATCTACGCGACTAA